One Planctomycetaceae bacterium genomic window, CCCCGCCGCTCAAACCCGACTGCAACTACGGTGTCAATGCCGAGAAGCTGACAAGCGGGGTCATCCCCGCCATCCGCAAGATGGCCGCCGACCTGAAGCTGCCCCTGATCGACACGTACACCCCGCTAAAAGCCAACCTCGACGCCTACGTCGGCGGTGACGGCGTCTTCCCGACGCCCGAGGGCGCCGCCTTCGCAGCCGCCATCATCTACAAATCCCTAACCGGCAAAGACGCCCCCACGGCCGCCAGCCAACCCGCCCCCGCGCCGCTCAAGTAACGGGCGTCTCCCGGCGAGGAAGGTCAGGGACACGCACAACGGAGTTGTGCGTGGCACCCGAACGGTATTGGGCGCAGTTCGACGCACACTCAGCGCATCATCGCTTGCGGATCTTCACGAGCGTTGGCGACGAGGGCCCGATTTTCTGGTCATGCGCATCGGCGTCCCATACAATGAGCAGCCGACGTAAGAGACGACGATGCTGCCGATTAAAACTGACTACCGGATGCGCAGGCGACCGTGGGTGAACTACGCGCTGATCCTGATCAACGTCGGCGTGTTCCTGGCCGGGTTCCACTTCGAGGGGCATCAGCGAGACTCCTATCGCCTGCTGCTGTATCCCCAGGCCCCGGAGCTGTACCAGTTCTTCACGTCGATCTTCCTCCACGCCGGATGGGGGCACCTGCTGGGCAACATGGTCTTCCTGTGGGTCTTCGGCAATGGCATCAACGACCGCCTGGGGCACCTGGGATACGCGGCGTTCTATATCGCCGGCGGCATCGTGGCCAGCCTGGGCTACCTGGCTCTGAGCGGGCAGGCGCCGGTGCTGGGGGCCTCGGGCGCCATCTCGGCGGTCACCGGGGCGTACCTGGTGCTGCTGCCCAGAACGCACGTGATGGTGCTGCTGGTGTTGCCGCTGATCATCCCCTTTGAAATCTCCAGCCTGTACTTCGTGCTGTTCTACTTTATCGAGAACCTGATCATGACCCTGGGCATGCTCGGGGCTGGCAGCGCCTCGACCGGCGGCGGGGTGGCCTATGCGGCGCACCTGGCCGGGGCGGTGTTCGGGATCGTGATGACGGCAGGGCTCCTGGCGGCGCGCCTGCTGCCGCGCGACGCCTACGACCTGCTGAGCCTGATCCGCCACGGGCGCCAGCGCGGGCGGTATCGCTCCATGGTCGCTGGCGGATACAACCCCTTCAGCCCCCCGGTCTCAGACGCCATCCGGCGACCGGCCGATGTCACCGGCGCACGCACCGAGAGCGGACAGGGCCCCGCCGCCCAGGAACTCGAACTGCGACGCCAGATCTCCCAGGCCTGCCTGAGCGGGCAGATCGAGCAGGCCGCCGCGGGATACCTCAAACTGGTGCAGATCGCCGACGACGCCGTCCTGCCCCAGCAGCAGCAACTCGACGTGGCCAACTGGCTGATGTCTACCAACGCCTACCCCGCAGCCGCCGACGCCTACGAACGCTTCGCCCGCCATCACGCCAGCTATGGCGACATGGGCGACATCTACCTGTTGCTGGGGCTGCTGTATGGCCGATATCTGCAGCAATACGACCGCGCGGAAGACTCGCTCAACCGGGCGGCTGCACTGCTGCGCGACCCCGGAAAAACGGAGATGGCCCGGACCGAACTCGATGCCCTCCGCCGTATGAAACGCCGTTGAGAGCCCCGACCATGCATGTGATTTCACTGCCTCCCGCTCCGATGCCCGAGATGATCATCCCCTGGCAGGGATGGAGCCTGGTGGTCGTCACCGTCGTCGTCGGCGTGTCGTTCCTGATCTGGGGCCTGCGCCTGCACCGGCTGCCTGCCTTGGTCGCCGGCGTGGCCGGCGGGTTCATCCTGGCCCCGCTCATGCAGCAATTGATCGGCTGGAACCCCCTGGCCGTCCAGATCGTCACCGTGGCGGTGGTGGCCGCCCTGGCGGTGCTGGTCACCCGCGTGAGCTGGGCGCTGTTCGCCACGGCGGTGGCTGGCGGAATCGCCTGGATTGTGCTGGCGATCAACCTTGGCGAATATACCGTGAACCCCGCCGAGGGCGACCTGCTCTCCTGGTTCGCCTACGTCTGGACGGGCCTCTTCGACCGCCAGCTCGTCGAGTCCACCTGGGCGACGCACCAGTCCATGCTGATCATCACGGTCGGACCGGCTGCCCTGGTCGCCCTCTTCGCCGGGCTGATCTTCCCGCGCCTGATCATCGCCATCCTCGCCAGCTTCATGGGCGCCGTGATGACGGTCGCAGCGTGCATCCTGGGGCTGTGGCTCATCCGCCCTGAAATGTGGCCCGACAGCATCAACGCCTGGCTGGTGATCGCCGCCGCGGTCGTCGTCGCCACGGTCGCCGGAACCATCTTCCAGTTCGCCCGCGCCGCCCGCGCCTCGGCCGCCGCAGCCGCCGAAAGCTAGTGCTCTGCCGTCTGCCCGCTCTTGTGGCCGGGCGGCAATGCTGCGATAACATAGTCGTCTTTGCCCCATGGAAGGTTCTAACATGAACTGCGACCCGGCAGTGCTGGCGAAACTGGACGAACTGATGGAGGCCATTCGCGGGTTTGACGATCCGCGGCGGGCGGGCGATCAGTGGAAGCAGGTCTTCAAACTTCTGCAGCAGACCGACCTGCCCAAGCCGCGCGTCACGCACGTGGTGGGGATGCGCGACGT contains:
- a CDS encoding rhomboid family intramembrane serine protease; its protein translation is MLPIKTDYRMRRRPWVNYALILINVGVFLAGFHFEGHQRDSYRLLLYPQAPELYQFFTSIFLHAGWGHLLGNMVFLWVFGNGINDRLGHLGYAAFYIAGGIVASLGYLALSGQAPVLGASGAISAVTGAYLVLLPRTHVMVLLVLPLIIPFEISSLYFVLFYFIENLIMTLGMLGAGSASTGGGVAYAAHLAGAVFGIVMTAGLLAARLLPRDAYDLLSLIRHGRQRGRYRSMVAGGYNPFSPPVSDAIRRPADVTGARTESGQGPAAQELELRRQISQACLSGQIEQAAAGYLKLVQIADDAVLPQQQQLDVANWLMSTNAYPAAADAYERFARHHASYGDMGDIYLLLGLLYGRYLQQYDRAEDSLNRAAALLRDPGKTEMARTELDALRRMKRR